From one Streptococcus pneumoniae genomic stretch:
- a CDS encoding glycogen/starch/alpha-glucan phosphorylase, which produces MSNLQEYIQKNYQKDLVACNNEELYIALLNYTKEYSAKKPVNDSKKKLYYISAEFLIGKLLSNNLINLGLYDDIKQELAAAGKDLIAVEEVELEPSLGNGGLGRLAACFLDSIATLGLNGDGIGLNYHFGLFHQVLQNNQQTTVPNFWLSEQNWLIKSEKSYQVPFANFTLTSTLYDIDVPGYKTEKKNRLRLFDLDSVDASIIHDGIDFDKTDIAHNLTLFLYPDDSDRQGELLRIFQQYFMVSNGAQLILDEALAKGSNLHNLADYAVIQINDTHPSLVIPEMIRLLTERGIELDEAITIVKNMTAYTNHTILAEALEKWPIDFLEEVVPHLVPIIRELDRRIKETYSDPAVQIVDEHNRVHMAHMDIHYGYSVNGVAALHTEILKNSELKAFYDIYPEKFNNKTNGITFRRWLMHINPRLSHYLDSLLGKDWHYDAAKLEDLLDFSGNSDVKAELEKIKAHNKRKLVRHLKEHQHVEINPDSIFDIQIKRLHEYKRQQMNALYVIHKYLDIKAGNIPARPVTIFFGGKAAPAYTIAQDIIHLILCLSEVIANDPDVAPHLQVVMVENYNVTAASFLIAAGDISEQISLASKEASGTGNMKFMLNGALTLGTSDGANVEIHELVGDENIYIFGEDSETIIQHYAHSSYISRDYYEREAIKPLVDFIVSDTVRAVGQSERLERLYYELLNKDWFMTLIDLEDYIATKERMLKDYEERDSWLEKVLVNIAKAGFFSADRTIAQYNEDVWHLN; this is translated from the coding sequence ATGTCAAACTTACAAGAATATATCCAAAAAAATTATCAAAAAGACCTTGTGGCTTGTAACAACGAAGAATTGTATATTGCCTTGTTAAACTATACCAAAGAATACAGTGCAAAAAAGCCAGTCAACGATAGCAAGAAAAAACTCTACTACATCTCAGCAGAATTCCTCATCGGAAAACTCTTGTCTAATAACCTCATCAATCTCGGTTTGTACGATGACATCAAACAAGAACTTGCTGCAGCTGGCAAAGACTTGATTGCAGTGGAAGAAGTGGAGCTAGAGCCTTCTCTTGGAAATGGAGGCTTGGGACGTTTGGCAGCTTGCTTCCTTGACTCGATTGCAACTCTTGGCTTAAATGGAGACGGGATTGGTCTTAACTACCATTTCGGACTGTTCCACCAAGTGCTGCAAAATAACCAACAAACGACCGTGCCAAACTTTTGGCTTTCTGAGCAAAACTGGCTCATCAAGTCTGAAAAGTCTTATCAAGTACCCTTTGCTAACTTCACGCTAACCTCAACCTTGTACGATATTGATGTCCCAGGTTACAAGACGGAAAAGAAAAATCGCTTGCGCTTGTTTGACCTTGATTCTGTGGACGCTAGCATTATCCATGACGGGATTGACTTTGACAAGACAGATATTGCCCATAACTTGACCTTGTTCCTTTATCCAGACGATAGCGACCGTCAAGGAGAACTGCTCCGTATCTTCCAACAATACTTCATGGTTTCAAATGGTGCTCAGTTGATTTTGGATGAGGCATTGGCTAAAGGTAGCAATCTTCATAATCTAGCAGACTACGCAGTCATTCAAATCAATGATACCCACCCATCTCTTGTTATTCCAGAAATGATTCGTCTCTTGACTGAGCGTGGCATTGAGCTAGATGAGGCGATCACGATCGTGAAGAATATGACTGCCTATACCAACCACACGATCTTAGCAGAAGCGCTTGAAAAATGGCCAATCGACTTCTTGGAAGAAGTGGTTCCTCACTTGGTACCCATCATTCGTGAATTGGATCGTCGTATCAAAGAAACCTATAGTGACCCTGCGGTGCAAATCGTTGATGAACATAACCGTGTACACATGGCGCACATGGATATCCACTACGGATACAGTGTCAATGGGGTTGCAGCTCTTCATACAGAAATCTTGAAAAATTCTGAGTTGAAGGCTTTCTACGACATTTATCCTGAGAAATTTAATAATAAAACAAACGGTATTACCTTCCGCCGCTGGCTCATGCATATCAATCCACGCCTTTCTCACTATCTTGATAGTCTTCTTGGCAAGGATTGGCACTATGATGCAGCGAAATTGGAAGACTTGCTTGACTTCTCTGGCAATAGCGATGTGAAAGCTGAGCTTGAGAAGATTAAGGCTCACAATAAACGGAAATTAGTCCGCCATTTGAAAGAGCACCAACATGTAGAGATTAACCCAGATTCGATCTTTGACATCCAAATCAAGCGTCTCCATGAGTACAAACGTCAACAAATGAATGCTCTTTATGTGATTCATAAATATTTGGACATCAAAGCAGGCAATATCCCAGCTCGTCCAGTCACCATCTTCTTTGGTGGAAAAGCAGCACCAGCCTACACGATTGCACAAGACATCATTCACTTGATTCTTTGCTTGTCTGAGGTTATTGCAAATGACCCAGATGTAGCACCGCATTTGCAAGTCGTGATGGTGGAAAATTACAACGTTACTGCAGCAAGTTTCTTGATTGCCGCAGGAGACATCTCAGAGCAAATTTCCCTCGCTTCTAAAGAAGCATCTGGTACAGGAAACATGAAGTTCATGCTCAATGGTGCCCTTACCTTGGGAACATCTGACGGTGCAAATGTTGAAATTCATGAGTTGGTTGGCGATGAGAATATCTATATCTTCGGTGAAGACAGCGAGACGATCATCCAGCACTATGCACATAGTAGCTACATCTCACGCGATTACTATGAGCGCGAAGCGATTAAACCATTGGTGGACTTTATCGTGAGCGATACAGTAAGAGCCGTTGGGCAAAGCGAACGATTGGAGCGCTTGTATTATGAATTGCTCAATAAAGACTGGTTCATGACCTTGATTGACCTTGAAGACTATATCGCAACGAAAGAGCGTATGCTAAAAGACTACGAAGAGCGCGATAGCTGGTTAGAGAAAGTATTGGTCAATATCGCCAAAGCTGGGTTCTTTTCAGCAGACCGCACCATCGCTCAATACAATGAAGATGTATGGCATTTGAATTGA
- the malQ gene encoding 4-alpha-glucanotransferase — translation MKKRQSGVLMHISSLPGKYGIGSFGKSAYDFVDFLVRTKQRYWQILPLGTTSYGDSPYQSFSAFAGNTHFIDFDLLMEAGLLSSEDVGNRDFGDNPHQVDYAKVFEARRPVLEKAVQNFLAKGELSDYEQFVADNHAWLEVFAEYMAIKEHFDLLAWTEWPDEAARRRDTEALEKYRTDLADKLTYHRVTQYFFFKQWLALKAYANERHVEIVGDMPIYVAADSCEVWSQPQFFKTDEVGRPTAVAGCPPDEFSATGQLWGNPIYDWKAMDEDGYSWWIDRLRESFKIYDVVRIDHFRGFESYWEIPADSDVASTGKWVKGPDYALFKAVKEALGDLNIIAEDLGFMTNEVIELREKTGFPGMKVTQFAYNPDDESIDSPHLAPNNSVIYTGTHDNNTIMGWYKDEIDDKTRAYMELYTNRKEYETVPHAMLRTIFSSVSYMAIATMQDLLELDGSARMNLPSTIGGNWSWRMTADELTPEIESELLGLTTTYRRINEYLAN, via the coding sequence ATGAAAAAACGACAAAGCGGAGTTCTCATGCACATTTCTTCTCTTCCAGGGAAGTATGGCATTGGTTCTTTCGGAAAAAGTGCCTATGATTTTGTAGACTTTTTGGTTCGCACCAAGCAACGCTATTGGCAAATCTTGCCTCTAGGCACTACGAGCTATGGGGATTCTCCTTACCAATCTTTCTCAGCATTTGCAGGAAATACCCATTTTATTGACTTTGACCTCTTGATGGAAGCAGGGCTTTTGTCATCAGAAGATGTGGGAAATCGTGATTTTGGGGATAATCCTCATCAAGTAGATTATGCCAAGGTCTTTGAAGCACGTCGTCCTGTCTTAGAGAAAGCTGTTCAAAACTTCCTTGCAAAAGGAGAGCTTTCAGACTATGAGCAGTTTGTAGCTGACAACCATGCTTGGCTTGAAGTCTTTGCAGAATACATGGCCATTAAAGAACATTTTGACTTGCTAGCTTGGACGGAGTGGCCAGATGAAGCAGCCAGAAGACGCGATACAGAAGCTCTTGAAAAATACCGTACAGATTTGGCGGATAAATTGACCTATCACCGTGTAACTCAATATTTCTTCTTTAAACAATGGCTTGCCTTAAAAGCTTATGCCAATGAACGCCATGTTGAGATTGTCGGCGATATGCCGATTTATGTGGCAGCAGATAGCTGTGAAGTTTGGTCACAACCACAATTCTTCAAAACAGACGAAGTGGGTCGTCCAACAGCTGTTGCAGGTTGCCCACCAGATGAATTTTCAGCCACAGGTCAGCTCTGGGGCAATCCAATCTATGACTGGAAAGCGATGGATGAAGACGGTTATAGCTGGTGGATTGACCGTCTACGTGAGAGCTTTAAAATCTACGATGTTGTACGGATTGACCACTTCCGTGGCTTTGAGTCTTACTGGGAAATCCCAGCTGACTCTGATGTTGCATCAACCGGTAAATGGGTCAAAGGTCCAGACTATGCCCTCTTTAAAGCAGTCAAAGAGGCCTTGGGTGATTTGAATATCATCGCAGAAGATCTTGGATTTATGACAAATGAAGTGATTGAGTTACGTGAAAAAACAGGATTCCCTGGTATGAAGGTCACTCAATTTGCCTATAATCCAGATGATGAAAGCATTGATAGCCCACACCTTGCACCAAACAACTCTGTCATCTATACCGGTACGCATGATAATAATACCATCATGGGTTGGTACAAGGATGAGATTGATGACAAGACTCGTGCTTACATGGAGCTTTACACCAACCGTAAAGAGTACGAAACCGTACCACACGCTATGCTTCGCACCATCTTTAGCTCTGTCAGCTATATGGCTATTGCAACCATGCAAGACTTGCTAGAGCTAGATGGCTCTGCTCGTATGAACTTACCATCTACTATCGGTGGCAACTGGTCATGGCGCATGACGGCAGACGAATTGACTCCAGAAATTGAATCAGAATTGCTTGGCTTAACTACGACCTACCGTCGAATCAACGAATATTTAGCCAATTAG